A stretch of Mus musculus strain C57BL/6J chromosome 19, GRCm38.p6 C57BL/6J DNA encodes these proteins:
- the Myrf gene encoding myelin regulatory factor, with translation MEVVDETEALQRFFEGHDISGALEPSNIDTSILEEYIGKEDASDLCFPEISAPASTASFPHGPPAIPGSSGLHHLSPPGSGPSPGRHGPLPPPTYGTPLNCNNNNGMGTAPKPFLGGSGPPIKAEPKAPYAPGTLPDSPPDSGSEAYSPQQVNDPHLLRTITPETLCHVGVSSRLEHPPPPPAHLPGPPPPPPPPPHYPVLQRDLYMKAEPPVPPYAAMGPGLVPPELHHTQQTQVLHQLLQQHGAELPPHPSKKRKHSESPPNTLNAQMLNGMIKQEPGTVTALPPHPARAPSPPWPPQGPLSPGTGSLPLSIARAQTPPWHPPGAPSPGLLQDSDSLSGSYLDPNYQSIKWQPHQQNKWATLYDANYKELPMLTYRVDADKGFNFSVGDDAFVCQKKNHFQVTVYIGMLGEPKYVKTPEGLKPLDCFYLKLHGVKLEALNQSINIEQSQSDRSKRPFNPVTVNLPPEQVTKVTVGRLHFSETTANNMRKKGKPNPDQRYFMLVVALQAHAQNQNYTLAAQISERIIVRASNPGQFESDSDVLWQRAQLPDTVFHHGRVGINTDRPDEALVVHGNVKVMGSLMHPSDLRAKEHVQEVDTTEQLKRISRMRLVHYRYKPEFAASAGIEATAPETGVIAQEVKEILPEAVKDTGDVVFANGKTIENFLVVNKERIFMENVGAVKELCKLTDNLETRIDELERWSHKLAKLRRLDSLKSTGSSGAFSHAGSQFSRAGSVPHKKRPPKLANKSSPAVPDQACISQRFLQGTIIALVVVMAFSVVSMSTLYVLSLRSEEDLVDADGRSSQSFGTTQLRQSSMTTGLPGTQPSLLLVTKSASGPALRALDLCSSQPCPIVCCSPPVSSPATDPALGPTLTPTPSPSSNPKHSGPGQMAPLPVTNIRAKSWGISANGISYSKHSKSLEPLASPVVPFPGGQSKTKNSPSFNLQSRARRGAPQPSPSPAQFTQTQGQLDPAPSLTSIQLLENSMPITSQYCVPEGACRLGNFTYHIPVSSSTPLHLSLTLQMNSSTPVSVVLCSLTSEEEPCEEGGFLQRFHPHQDTQGTSHQWPVTILSFREFTYHFRVTLLGQANCSSEAIVQPATDYYFHFYRLCD, from the exons GCCATGACATCAGCGGTGCCCTGGAGCCCTCCAATATAGACACCAGTATCCTGGAGGAGTACATTGGCAAAGAGGACGCCTCTGATCT CTGCTTCCCTGAGATCTCTGCACCAGCCAGCACTGCCTCCTTCCCCCACGGGCCACCGGCCATTCCCGGCTCCAGCGGGCTCCACCATCTGAGCCCCCCTGGGAGCGGACCATCCCCTGGGCGCCATGGCCCCCTCCCACCCCCGACCTACGGCACCCCACTcaactgcaacaacaacaacggcATGGGCACCGCCCCTAAGCCCTTCCTGGGGGGCTCTGGGCCTCCCATCAAAGCAGAGCCAAAGGCCCCCTATGCCCCAGG CACACTGCCAGACTCGCCCCCAGACTCAGGCTCTGAGGCCTACTCCCCTCAGCAGGTGAATG ACCCCCATCTTCTACGCACCATAACCCCGGAGACTCTATGCCACGTGGGAGTTTCTTCCCGCCTGGAGCACCCGCCCCCACCTCCAGCCCACCTGCCAGgcccaccaccaccgccacctcCCCCACCTCACTACCCTGTCCTGCAACGGGACCTCTACATGAAGGCTGAGCCCCCTGTACCCCCTTATGCTGCCATGGGGCCGGGTCTGGTGCCCCCCGAGCTCCATCACACCCAGCAGACCCAGGTGCTACACCAGCTGCTGCAACAGCATGGAGCTGA ACTCCCTCCACACCCCTCTAAGAAGAGGAAGCACTCTGAATCACCCCCCAACACCCTCAATGCCCAAATGCTGAACGGAATGATCAAGCAGGAACCTGGGACTGTCACAGCCTTGCCTCCACACCCTGCCAGAGCCCCatcccctccatggcctcctcAAGGCCCACTGTCACCTGGCACTGGATCCTTGCCCCTCAGCATTGCCCGAGCCCAGACTCCACCCTGGCACCCGCCAGGTGCACCCTCCCCAG GCCTCCTGCAGGACAGTGACAGCCTCAGTGGCTCCTATTTGGACCCCAACTACCAATCCATCAAATGGCAGCCGCATCAGCAGAACAAGTGGGCGACCCTGTATGACGCTAACTACAAGGAGCT GCCTATGCTCACCTATCGTGTGGACGCTGACAAGGGCTTCAACTTTTCCGTGGGCGACGATGCTTTTGTGTGCCAGAAGAAGAACCACTTCCAGGTGACCGTGTACATCGGCATGCTGGGGGAGCCCAAGTACGTCAAGACACCGGAAGGCCTCAAGCCCCTGGACTGCTTCTATCTGAAGCTGCATGGTGTGAAG CTAGAGGCCCTGAACCAGTCTATCAACATTGAGCAGTCACAGTCAGACAGAAGCAAGAGGCCCTTCAACCCCGTCAC GGTCAATCTTCCCCCTGAGCAGGTCACAAAAGTGACCGTGGGGCGGCTCCATTTCAGTGAGACCACTGCCAACAACATGCGCAAGAAGGGCAAGCCCAACCCTGACCAGAG GTATTTCATGCTGGTGGTGGCCCTCCAGGCACATGCACAGAACCAGAACTACACACTGGCAGCCCAGATCTCAGAGCGTATCATTGTGCGG GCCTCTAACCCAGGCCAGTTTGAAAGTGACAGTGACGTGCTGTGGCAACGGGCGCAGCTGCCAGATACGGTCTTCCACCATGGCCGTGTGGGCATCAACACCGACCGGCCAGATGAGGCATTGGTCGTCCACGGCAACGTGAAGGTCATGGGTTCTCTTATGCACCCTTCCGATCTGCGGGCCAAGGAGCACGTGCAGGAG GTGGACACCACCGAGCAGCTGAAGAGGATCTCTCGGATGCGGCTGGTGCACTACAGATACAAGCCTGAGTTCGCTGCTAGCGCAGGCATTGAAGCCACCGCACCGGAGACAG GTGTCATCGCCCAGGAAGTGAAGGAGATCCTGCCTGAAGCTGTGAAGGACACAGGGGATGTAGTCTTTGCCAATGGGAAAACCATAGAGAACTTCCTTGTAGTGAACAAG GAGCGAATCTTCATGGAGAATGTGGGGGCTGTGAAGGAGTTATGCAAACTGACAGACAACCTAGAGACTCGCATTGATGAGTTGGAGCGATGGAGCCACAAGCTGGCCAAGCTGCGGCGCCTTGACAGCCTCAAGTCAACTGGCAGCTCAGGGGCTTTCAG CCATGCAGGGAGCCAGTTTAGCCGGGCAGGCAGTGTCCCCCACAAAAAGAGGCCCCCTAAACTGGCCAATAAG TCATCGCCAGCGGTCCCAGACCAGGCCTGCATCAGTCAGCGTTTTCTGCAGGGAACTATCATAGCTCTGGTGGTGGTCATGGCCTTCAG CGTGGTGTCTATGTCCACACTATATGTGCTGAGCCTGCGCTCTGAAGAGGACCTGGTGGATGCTGATGG CAGGTCCAGCCAGAGCTTCGGGACCACACAGCTCCGACAGTCCTCCATGACCACCGGACTACCAGGCACACAGCCCTCTTTGCTGCTGG ttACCAAGTCAGCCTCGGGTCCAGCTCTCCGTGCCTTGGACCTGTGCTCCAGCCAGCCCTGCCCCATCGTCTGCTGCTCTCCTCCCGTCTCCAGTCCTGCTACAGATCCTGCCCTTGGCCCCACTCTTACTCCTACTCCAAGCCCCAGCTCTAACCCCAAGCACTCAG GCCCTGGCCAGATGGCCCCACTGCCAGTCACCAACATCAGAGCCAAATCCTGGGGCATCTCAGCTAATGGCATCAGCTATTCCAAGCATTCCAAGAGCCTGGAACCTCTGGCCAGTCCTGTGGTCCCCTTTCCTGGAGGGCAGAGCAAGACCAAGAACAGCCCCAGCTTCAATCTCCAAAGTCGAGCCCGCAGAGGAGCCCCGCAACCCAGCCCAAGCCCTGCCCAATTCACACAGACCCAGGGCCAGCTAG ACCCAGCGCCATCCCTGACCTCCATCCAGCTGCTGGAGAATTCCATGCCTATCACTTCTCAGTACTGTGTGCCAGAAGGTGCTTGCAG GCTTGGCAACTTCACCTACCACATCCCTGTCAGCAGCAGCACACCACTGCACCTCAGCCTGACCCTGCAGATGAA TTCCTCCACCCCTGTGTCCGTGGTACTGTGCAGCCTGACATCGGAGGAGGAGCCCTGTGAGGAGGGAGGCTTTTTGCAGAGGTTCCACCCGCATCAGGACACCCAG GGCACCTCTCATCAGTGGCCAGTAACCATCCTGTCCTTCCGTGAATTCACATACCACTTCCGGGTGACATTGCTG GGTCAGGCCAACTGCAGCTCAGAGGCCATCGTTCAGCCAGCCACCGACTACTACTTCCACTTCTACCGCCTGTGTGACTGA
- the Myrf gene encoding myelin regulatory factor isoform X1, with amino-acid sequence MEVVDETEALQRFFEGHDISGALEPSNIDTSILEEYIGKEDASDLCFPEISAPASTASFPHGPPAIPGSSGLHHLSPPGSGPSPGRHGPLPPPTYGTPLNCNNNNGMGTAPKPFLGGSGPPIKAEPKAPYAPGTLPDSPPDSGSEAYSPQQVNDPHLLRTITPETLCHVGVSSRLEHPPPPPAHLPGPPPPPPPPPHYPVLQRDLYMKAEPPVPPYAAMGPGLVPPELHHTQQTQVLHQLLQQHGAELPPHPSKKRKHSESPPNTLNAQMLNGMIKQEPGTVTALPPHPARAPSPPWPPQGPLSPGTGSLPLSIARAQTPPWHPPGAPSPGLLQDSDSLSGSYLDPNYQSIKWQPHQQNKWATLYDANYKELPMLTYRVDADKGFNFSVGDDAFVCQKKNHFQVTVYIGMLGEPKYVKTPEGLKPLDCFYLKLHGVKLEALNQSINIEQSQSDRSKRPFNPVTVNLPPEQVTKVTVGRLHFSETTANNMRKKGKPNPDQRYFMLVVALQAHAQNQNYTLAAQISERIIVRASNPGQFESDSDVLWQRAQLPDTVFHHGRVGINTDRPDEALVVHGNVKVMGSLMHPSDLRAKEHVQEVDTTEQLKRISRMRLVHYRYKPEFAASAGIEATAPETGVIAQEVKEILPEAVKDTGDVVFANGKTIENFLVVNKERIFMENVGAVKELCKLTDNLETRIDELERWSHKLAKLRRLDSLKSTGSSGAFSHAGSQFSRAGSVPHKKRPPKLANKSSPAVPDQACISQRFLQGTIIALVVVMAFSVVSMSTLYVLSLRSEEDLVDADGSLAVSTSCLLALLRPQDPGGSEAMCPCRSSQSFGTTQLRQSSMTTGLPGTQPSLLLVTKSASGPALRALDLCSSQPCPIVCCSPPVSSPATDPALGPTLTPTPSPSSNPKHSGPGQMAPLPVTNIRAKSWGISANGISYSKHSKSLEPLASPVVPFPGGQSKTKNSPSFNLQSRARRGAPQPSPSPAQFTQTQGQLASLLPDPAPSLTSIQLLENSMPITSQYCVPEGACRLGNFTYHIPVSSSTPLHLSLTLQMNSSTPVSVVLCSLTSEEEPCEEGGFLQRFHPHQDTQGTSHQWPVTILSFREFTYHFRVTLLGQANCSSEAIVQPATDYYFHFYRLCD; translated from the exons GCCATGACATCAGCGGTGCCCTGGAGCCCTCCAATATAGACACCAGTATCCTGGAGGAGTACATTGGCAAAGAGGACGCCTCTGATCT CTGCTTCCCTGAGATCTCTGCACCAGCCAGCACTGCCTCCTTCCCCCACGGGCCACCGGCCATTCCCGGCTCCAGCGGGCTCCACCATCTGAGCCCCCCTGGGAGCGGACCATCCCCTGGGCGCCATGGCCCCCTCCCACCCCCGACCTACGGCACCCCACTcaactgcaacaacaacaacggcATGGGCACCGCCCCTAAGCCCTTCCTGGGGGGCTCTGGGCCTCCCATCAAAGCAGAGCCAAAGGCCCCCTATGCCCCAGG CACACTGCCAGACTCGCCCCCAGACTCAGGCTCTGAGGCCTACTCCCCTCAGCAGGTGAATG ACCCCCATCTTCTACGCACCATAACCCCGGAGACTCTATGCCACGTGGGAGTTTCTTCCCGCCTGGAGCACCCGCCCCCACCTCCAGCCCACCTGCCAGgcccaccaccaccgccacctcCCCCACCTCACTACCCTGTCCTGCAACGGGACCTCTACATGAAGGCTGAGCCCCCTGTACCCCCTTATGCTGCCATGGGGCCGGGTCTGGTGCCCCCCGAGCTCCATCACACCCAGCAGACCCAGGTGCTACACCAGCTGCTGCAACAGCATGGAGCTGA ACTCCCTCCACACCCCTCTAAGAAGAGGAAGCACTCTGAATCACCCCCCAACACCCTCAATGCCCAAATGCTGAACGGAATGATCAAGCAGGAACCTGGGACTGTCACAGCCTTGCCTCCACACCCTGCCAGAGCCCCatcccctccatggcctcctcAAGGCCCACTGTCACCTGGCACTGGATCCTTGCCCCTCAGCATTGCCCGAGCCCAGACTCCACCCTGGCACCCGCCAGGTGCACCCTCCCCAG GCCTCCTGCAGGACAGTGACAGCCTCAGTGGCTCCTATTTGGACCCCAACTACCAATCCATCAAATGGCAGCCGCATCAGCAGAACAAGTGGGCGACCCTGTATGACGCTAACTACAAGGAGCT GCCTATGCTCACCTATCGTGTGGACGCTGACAAGGGCTTCAACTTTTCCGTGGGCGACGATGCTTTTGTGTGCCAGAAGAAGAACCACTTCCAGGTGACCGTGTACATCGGCATGCTGGGGGAGCCCAAGTACGTCAAGACACCGGAAGGCCTCAAGCCCCTGGACTGCTTCTATCTGAAGCTGCATGGTGTGAAG CTAGAGGCCCTGAACCAGTCTATCAACATTGAGCAGTCACAGTCAGACAGAAGCAAGAGGCCCTTCAACCCCGTCAC GGTCAATCTTCCCCCTGAGCAGGTCACAAAAGTGACCGTGGGGCGGCTCCATTTCAGTGAGACCACTGCCAACAACATGCGCAAGAAGGGCAAGCCCAACCCTGACCAGAG GTATTTCATGCTGGTGGTGGCCCTCCAGGCACATGCACAGAACCAGAACTACACACTGGCAGCCCAGATCTCAGAGCGTATCATTGTGCGG GCCTCTAACCCAGGCCAGTTTGAAAGTGACAGTGACGTGCTGTGGCAACGGGCGCAGCTGCCAGATACGGTCTTCCACCATGGCCGTGTGGGCATCAACACCGACCGGCCAGATGAGGCATTGGTCGTCCACGGCAACGTGAAGGTCATGGGTTCTCTTATGCACCCTTCCGATCTGCGGGCCAAGGAGCACGTGCAGGAG GTGGACACCACCGAGCAGCTGAAGAGGATCTCTCGGATGCGGCTGGTGCACTACAGATACAAGCCTGAGTTCGCTGCTAGCGCAGGCATTGAAGCCACCGCACCGGAGACAG GTGTCATCGCCCAGGAAGTGAAGGAGATCCTGCCTGAAGCTGTGAAGGACACAGGGGATGTAGTCTTTGCCAATGGGAAAACCATAGAGAACTTCCTTGTAGTGAACAAG GAGCGAATCTTCATGGAGAATGTGGGGGCTGTGAAGGAGTTATGCAAACTGACAGACAACCTAGAGACTCGCATTGATGAGTTGGAGCGATGGAGCCACAAGCTGGCCAAGCTGCGGCGCCTTGACAGCCTCAAGTCAACTGGCAGCTCAGGGGCTTTCAG CCATGCAGGGAGCCAGTTTAGCCGGGCAGGCAGTGTCCCCCACAAAAAGAGGCCCCCTAAACTGGCCAATAAG TCATCGCCAGCGGTCCCAGACCAGGCCTGCATCAGTCAGCGTTTTCTGCAGGGAACTATCATAGCTCTGGTGGTGGTCATGGCCTTCAG CGTGGTGTCTATGTCCACACTATATGTGCTGAGCCTGCGCTCTGAAGAGGACCTGGTGGATGCTGATGG CTCTCTTGCTGTGTCTACTTCCTGTCTTCTGGCCCTGCTTCGGCCCCAGGACCCTGGGGGGAGTGAGGCCATGTGCCCATG CAGGTCCAGCCAGAGCTTCGGGACCACACAGCTCCGACAGTCCTCCATGACCACCGGACTACCAGGCACACAGCCCTCTTTGCTGCTGG ttACCAAGTCAGCCTCGGGTCCAGCTCTCCGTGCCTTGGACCTGTGCTCCAGCCAGCCCTGCCCCATCGTCTGCTGCTCTCCTCCCGTCTCCAGTCCTGCTACAGATCCTGCCCTTGGCCCCACTCTTACTCCTACTCCAAGCCCCAGCTCTAACCCCAAGCACTCAG GCCCTGGCCAGATGGCCCCACTGCCAGTCACCAACATCAGAGCCAAATCCTGGGGCATCTCAGCTAATGGCATCAGCTATTCCAAGCATTCCAAGAGCCTGGAACCTCTGGCCAGTCCTGTGGTCCCCTTTCCTGGAGGGCAGAGCAAGACCAAGAACAGCCCCAGCTTCAATCTCCAAAGTCGAGCCCGCAGAGGAGCCCCGCAACCCAGCCCAAGCCCTGCCCAATTCACACAGACCCAGGGCCAGCTAG CCTCTCTTCTTCCAGACCCAGCGCCATCCCTGACCTCCATCCAGCTGCTGGAGAATTCCATGCCTATCACTTCTCAGTACTGTGTGCCAGAAGGTGCTTGCAG GCTTGGCAACTTCACCTACCACATCCCTGTCAGCAGCAGCACACCACTGCACCTCAGCCTGACCCTGCAGATGAA TTCCTCCACCCCTGTGTCCGTGGTACTGTGCAGCCTGACATCGGAGGAGGAGCCCTGTGAGGAGGGAGGCTTTTTGCAGAGGTTCCACCCGCATCAGGACACCCAG GGCACCTCTCATCAGTGGCCAGTAACCATCCTGTCCTTCCGTGAATTCACATACCACTTCCGGGTGACATTGCTG GGTCAGGCCAACTGCAGCTCAGAGGCCATCGTTCAGCCAGCCACCGACTACTACTTCCACTTCTACCGCCTGTGTGACTGA
- the Myrf gene encoding myelin regulatory factor isoform X7, giving the protein MEVVDETEALQRFFEGHDISGALEPSNIDTSILEEYIGKEDASDLCFPEISAPASTASFPHGPPAIPGSSGLHHLSPPGSGPSPGRHGPLPPPTYGTPLNCNNNNGMGTAPKPFLGGSGPPIKAEPKAPYAPGTLPDSPPDSGSEAYSPQQVNDPHLLRTITPETLCHVGVSSRLEHPPPPPAHLPGPPPPPPPPPHYPVLQRDLYMKAEPPVPPYAAMGPGLVPPELHHTQQTQVLHQLLQQHGAELPPHPSKKRKHSESPPNTLNAQMLNGMIKQEPGTVTALPPHPARAPSPPWPPQGPLSPGTGSLPLSIARAQTPPWHPPGAPSPGLLQDSDSLSGSYLDPNYQSIKWQPHQQNKWATLYDANYKELPMLTYRVDADKGFNFSVGDDAFVCQKKNHFQVTVYIGMLGEPKYVKTPEGLKPLDCFYLKLHGVKLEALNQSINIEQSQSDRSKRPFNPVTVNLPPEQVTKVTVGRLHFSETTANNMRKKGKPNPDQRYFMLVVALQAHAQNQNYTLAAQISERIIVRASNPGQFESDSDVLWQRAQLPDTVFHHGRVGINTDRPDEALVVHGNVKVMGSLMHPSDLRAKEHVQEVDTTEQLKRISRMRLVHYRYKPEFAASAGIEATAPETGVIAQEVKEILPEAVKDTGDVVFANGKTIENFLVVNKERIFMENVGAVKELCKLTDNLETRIDELERWSHKLAKLRRLDSLKSTGSSGAFSHAGSQFSRAGSVPHKKRPPKLANKSSPAVPDQACISQRFLQGTIIALVVVMAFSVVSMSTLYVLSLRSEEDLVDADGSSQSFGTTQLRQSSMTTGLPGTQPSLLLVTKSASGPALRALDLCSSQPCPIVCCSPPVSSPATDPALGPTLTPTPSPSSNPKHSGPGQMAPLPVTNIRAKSWGISANGISYSKHSKSLEPLASPVVPFPGGQSKTKNSPSFNLQSRARRGAPQPSPSPAQFTQTQGQLDPAPSLTSIQLLENSMPITSQYCVPEGACRLGNFTYHIPVSSSTPLHLSLTLQMNSSTPVSVVLCSLTSEEEPCEEGGFLQRFHPHQDTQGTSHQWPVTILSFREFTYHFRVTLLGQANCSSEAIVQPATDYYFHFYRLCD; this is encoded by the exons GCCATGACATCAGCGGTGCCCTGGAGCCCTCCAATATAGACACCAGTATCCTGGAGGAGTACATTGGCAAAGAGGACGCCTCTGATCT CTGCTTCCCTGAGATCTCTGCACCAGCCAGCACTGCCTCCTTCCCCCACGGGCCACCGGCCATTCCCGGCTCCAGCGGGCTCCACCATCTGAGCCCCCCTGGGAGCGGACCATCCCCTGGGCGCCATGGCCCCCTCCCACCCCCGACCTACGGCACCCCACTcaactgcaacaacaacaacggcATGGGCACCGCCCCTAAGCCCTTCCTGGGGGGCTCTGGGCCTCCCATCAAAGCAGAGCCAAAGGCCCCCTATGCCCCAGG CACACTGCCAGACTCGCCCCCAGACTCAGGCTCTGAGGCCTACTCCCCTCAGCAGGTGAATG ACCCCCATCTTCTACGCACCATAACCCCGGAGACTCTATGCCACGTGGGAGTTTCTTCCCGCCTGGAGCACCCGCCCCCACCTCCAGCCCACCTGCCAGgcccaccaccaccgccacctcCCCCACCTCACTACCCTGTCCTGCAACGGGACCTCTACATGAAGGCTGAGCCCCCTGTACCCCCTTATGCTGCCATGGGGCCGGGTCTGGTGCCCCCCGAGCTCCATCACACCCAGCAGACCCAGGTGCTACACCAGCTGCTGCAACAGCATGGAGCTGA ACTCCCTCCACACCCCTCTAAGAAGAGGAAGCACTCTGAATCACCCCCCAACACCCTCAATGCCCAAATGCTGAACGGAATGATCAAGCAGGAACCTGGGACTGTCACAGCCTTGCCTCCACACCCTGCCAGAGCCCCatcccctccatggcctcctcAAGGCCCACTGTCACCTGGCACTGGATCCTTGCCCCTCAGCATTGCCCGAGCCCAGACTCCACCCTGGCACCCGCCAGGTGCACCCTCCCCAG GCCTCCTGCAGGACAGTGACAGCCTCAGTGGCTCCTATTTGGACCCCAACTACCAATCCATCAAATGGCAGCCGCATCAGCAGAACAAGTGGGCGACCCTGTATGACGCTAACTACAAGGAGCT GCCTATGCTCACCTATCGTGTGGACGCTGACAAGGGCTTCAACTTTTCCGTGGGCGACGATGCTTTTGTGTGCCAGAAGAAGAACCACTTCCAGGTGACCGTGTACATCGGCATGCTGGGGGAGCCCAAGTACGTCAAGACACCGGAAGGCCTCAAGCCCCTGGACTGCTTCTATCTGAAGCTGCATGGTGTGAAG CTAGAGGCCCTGAACCAGTCTATCAACATTGAGCAGTCACAGTCAGACAGAAGCAAGAGGCCCTTCAACCCCGTCAC GGTCAATCTTCCCCCTGAGCAGGTCACAAAAGTGACCGTGGGGCGGCTCCATTTCAGTGAGACCACTGCCAACAACATGCGCAAGAAGGGCAAGCCCAACCCTGACCAGAG GTATTTCATGCTGGTGGTGGCCCTCCAGGCACATGCACAGAACCAGAACTACACACTGGCAGCCCAGATCTCAGAGCGTATCATTGTGCGG GCCTCTAACCCAGGCCAGTTTGAAAGTGACAGTGACGTGCTGTGGCAACGGGCGCAGCTGCCAGATACGGTCTTCCACCATGGCCGTGTGGGCATCAACACCGACCGGCCAGATGAGGCATTGGTCGTCCACGGCAACGTGAAGGTCATGGGTTCTCTTATGCACCCTTCCGATCTGCGGGCCAAGGAGCACGTGCAGGAG GTGGACACCACCGAGCAGCTGAAGAGGATCTCTCGGATGCGGCTGGTGCACTACAGATACAAGCCTGAGTTCGCTGCTAGCGCAGGCATTGAAGCCACCGCACCGGAGACAG GTGTCATCGCCCAGGAAGTGAAGGAGATCCTGCCTGAAGCTGTGAAGGACACAGGGGATGTAGTCTTTGCCAATGGGAAAACCATAGAGAACTTCCTTGTAGTGAACAAG GAGCGAATCTTCATGGAGAATGTGGGGGCTGTGAAGGAGTTATGCAAACTGACAGACAACCTAGAGACTCGCATTGATGAGTTGGAGCGATGGAGCCACAAGCTGGCCAAGCTGCGGCGCCTTGACAGCCTCAAGTCAACTGGCAGCTCAGGGGCTTTCAG CCATGCAGGGAGCCAGTTTAGCCGGGCAGGCAGTGTCCCCCACAAAAAGAGGCCCCCTAAACTGGCCAATAAG TCATCGCCAGCGGTCCCAGACCAGGCCTGCATCAGTCAGCGTTTTCTGCAGGGAACTATCATAGCTCTGGTGGTGGTCATGGCCTTCAG CGTGGTGTCTATGTCCACACTATATGTGCTGAGCCTGCGCTCTGAAGAGGACCTGGTGGATGCTGATGG GTCCAGCCAGAGCTTCGGGACCACACAGCTCCGACAGTCCTCCATGACCACCGGACTACCAGGCACACAGCCCTCTTTGCTGCTGG ttACCAAGTCAGCCTCGGGTCCAGCTCTCCGTGCCTTGGACCTGTGCTCCAGCCAGCCCTGCCCCATCGTCTGCTGCTCTCCTCCCGTCTCCAGTCCTGCTACAGATCCTGCCCTTGGCCCCACTCTTACTCCTACTCCAAGCCCCAGCTCTAACCCCAAGCACTCAG GCCCTGGCCAGATGGCCCCACTGCCAGTCACCAACATCAGAGCCAAATCCTGGGGCATCTCAGCTAATGGCATCAGCTATTCCAAGCATTCCAAGAGCCTGGAACCTCTGGCCAGTCCTGTGGTCCCCTTTCCTGGAGGGCAGAGCAAGACCAAGAACAGCCCCAGCTTCAATCTCCAAAGTCGAGCCCGCAGAGGAGCCCCGCAACCCAGCCCAAGCCCTGCCCAATTCACACAGACCCAGGGCCAGCTAG ACCCAGCGCCATCCCTGACCTCCATCCAGCTGCTGGAGAATTCCATGCCTATCACTTCTCAGTACTGTGTGCCAGAAGGTGCTTGCAG GCTTGGCAACTTCACCTACCACATCCCTGTCAGCAGCAGCACACCACTGCACCTCAGCCTGACCCTGCAGATGAA TTCCTCCACCCCTGTGTCCGTGGTACTGTGCAGCCTGACATCGGAGGAGGAGCCCTGTGAGGAGGGAGGCTTTTTGCAGAGGTTCCACCCGCATCAGGACACCCAG GGCACCTCTCATCAGTGGCCAGTAACCATCCTGTCCTTCCGTGAATTCACATACCACTTCCGGGTGACATTGCTG GGTCAGGCCAACTGCAGCTCAGAGGCCATCGTTCAGCCAGCCACCGACTACTACTTCCACTTCTACCGCCTGTGTGACTGA